Proteins encoded by one window of Rutidosis leptorrhynchoides isolate AG116_Rl617_1_P2 chromosome 7, CSIRO_AGI_Rlap_v1, whole genome shotgun sequence:
- the LOC139859064 gene encoding uncharacterized protein, with translation MGHLTESMNALSVHARKLPVTMLLEFFKASVQQWFWEHRNTADGLTTPVTPYAERELGKINRKSLTWNVKPISKVKFEVMDMKKGGKINLQDKTCTCKQWQFSGLPCGHVMAVARYFVLRDVTTHVQKYFTTETYKSAYMEDINPLDHISEWIDPGNLQTV, from the coding sequence atgggacatctCACAGAGTCCATGAACGCACTGTCAGTTCATGCGAGGAAACTCCCTGTTACAATGCTTCTTGAATTCTTTAAAGCTTCAGTTCAACAATGGTTTTGGGAACACCGAAACACTGCTGATGGTTTAACAACACCTGTCACACCATATGCAGAGCGTGAATTGGGTAAAATAAATCGTAAGTCTCTAACTTGGAATGTGAAACCGATATCAAAAGTTAAGTTTGAGGTAATGGATATGAAAAAAGGCGGTAAAATTAATCTACAAGATAAAACTTGCACATGCAAACAATGGCAGTTTTCCGGTCTACCTTGTGGACACGTAATGGCAGTAGCAAGGTATTTTGTCCTACGTGACGTTACTACACACGTTCAGAAGTATTTCACCACTGAAACTTACAAGTCTGCATACATGGAAGACATTAACCCACTAGATCATATTTCTGAATGGATAGATCCAGGAAATCTACAAACCGTCTGA